The following are encoded in a window of Thermococcus celericrescens genomic DNA:
- a CDS encoding Nre family DNA repair protein gives MSAPVFNSKLCAICKGRKLLCGRPTCPILERFRVARTVEQRLNKRHLFGSSPPSIFVGEYGYPKVRIGPLVPPIEGNTSHLDSPMKWEDKTIKDILYYRSLLVMGETKADVHVRRSGRILGEVQELAMSIKPVDSEILLKRKPVLKVLPSEFAPPIGPKAELLDFELTENPRIPRRTDYVVSDELKAEAAIMRLYNWGFDEYYIIRLLSAGLLGLDKRLVPTRWGITAVQDTLGKNLRREILHNPEINDYEVYFYRFMGNRYAVLLMPESYAFELLEVWLKGSLFGASEPSVIHDYEDFRGRKEYVKETAGAYHAARLSVLEALRARRRQARVVVFREVTPEYYAPVGVWQIRLGVKKAMGNLIGRFETLNEALDAIRRRLEHPFERYLARSYILGSLARQKTLDEWLGKNLYRLGEKGVGG, from the coding sequence ATGAGCGCCCCGGTCTTCAACTCAAAACTCTGTGCGATCTGCAAGGGCAGAAAGCTCCTCTGCGGCAGGCCGACCTGTCCGATTCTTGAGCGCTTCAGGGTAGCCCGCACCGTCGAGCAGAGACTGAACAAACGTCACCTCTTCGGCTCCTCGCCGCCGAGCATCTTCGTTGGCGAGTACGGTTATCCCAAGGTCCGCATAGGACCCCTGGTGCCCCCTATTGAGGGCAACACCAGCCACCTTGACAGCCCCATGAAGTGGGAGGACAAGACGATAAAGGACATCCTCTACTACCGTTCGCTTCTCGTCATGGGTGAGACGAAGGCTGACGTTCACGTAAGGCGGAGCGGTAGGATCCTCGGCGAGGTTCAGGAGCTGGCGATGTCGATAAAGCCCGTTGACAGCGAGATTCTCCTCAAGAGGAAGCCCGTTCTCAAAGTCCTCCCGAGCGAGTTTGCCCCGCCTATCGGGCCGAAGGCGGAGCTTTTAGATTTTGAACTGACCGAGAATCCCCGCATTCCGCGGAGGACGGATTACGTTGTCAGCGATGAGCTGAAGGCGGAAGCGGCTATAATGCGCCTCTACAACTGGGGCTTCGACGAGTACTACATCATAAGGCTCCTCTCCGCCGGTCTCCTCGGCTTAGACAAGAGGCTCGTCCCAACGAGGTGGGGCATTACAGCCGTTCAGGACACACTCGGGAAGAATCTGCGGCGCGAGATTCTGCACAACCCTGAGATAAACGACTACGAGGTTTACTTCTACCGGTTCATGGGTAACCGCTACGCGGTTCTCCTGATGCCGGAGAGCTACGCCTTTGAGCTCCTTGAAGTCTGGCTTAAGGGGTCTCTCTTCGGCGCCTCGGAACCCAGCGTCATCCACGACTACGAGGACTTCCGCGGGAGGAAGGAGTACGTCAAGGAAACCGCCGGCGCATATCACGCGGCGAGGCTGAGCGTCCTCGAAGCTCTGAGAGCAAGGAGGAGGCAGGCAAGGGTAGTGGTTTTCCGCGAGGTAACGCCGGAGTACTATGCCCCGGTTGGCGTCTGGCAGATTCGCCTCGGGGTGAAGAAGGCGATGGGCAACTTGATAGGGCGCTTCGAGACGCTCAACGAGGCCCTCGACGCCATAAGGAGGCGTCTTGAGCATCCCTTCGAGAGGTACCTGGCCAGGAGCTACATCCTCGGAAGCCTCGCGAGGCAGAAAACTTTGGACGAGTGGCTCGGAAAGAATTTATACCGCCTCGGCGAAAAGGGAGTCGGTGGATGA